GAAAACAACGCCATGGCCGTGGGCCAGGCCAAGCAGGGCCAGCAGCTCAAGGGCCGCCTGTGGCTGGAGCGCGACGGGCAGACCTACCTCTCCTGGGGCCGGGTGGTGCTCCTGGAGCGCATCAAGGACAAGGGCTCGGTCTCCGCGGCAGCCAAGTCCATGGGCATGAGCTTTTCCCACGCCTGGCAACTGGTGGAGAGCATGAACACCCTGGCGCCCGAGCCCTTGGTGGACAAGCAGGCCGGAGGCAAGGGCGGCGGCGGGGCCTGGCTGACCCCGGCCGGCGAAAAGGCCGTGGCCGAGTTCTGGAGCCTGGTCGGCGGCTTCCAGGAGTGGATCGAGGCCCAGAAGCACTAGGGCCAGGCAGGCCTTTTTTATTTGGCTTGCGTTATTCTGCAAAGGGTATAACGTTATTTTTAAAATACAGTCGAGGCTGCCTGCGCCTCGCTAAATCAGCAACCCTTTGAGTAAAGGGAACAAGTCATGCGCCGTTGCTTGGCAATCCTGTTGGGCCTCAGTCTGCTCCTGGCCGGGGCCGCGCCGGTTTTGGCCGCGCCCCAGCCGCTGCTCATTTTCGCCGCCGCCTCCACCACCAACGCGGTGAACCAGATCAACCAGGCCTTTACCAAGGCCACGGGCATCAAGGTGACCGCTTCCTTTGCCTCTTCGGGCACCCTGGCCAAGCAGATCGCCAACGGCGCCCCGGCCGACGTGTTCCTCTCGGCCAACGTGAAGTGGATGGACTATCTGGACAAAGGCGGCAGCCTGGCCCCGGGCACCCGCTCCGACCTTTTGCGCAACCGCCTGGTGCTCATCGCGCCCGCCAAGTCGCCGGTGCAAAGCGTGGCCGTCAAGCCGGCCACCGACCCGCTCAAGCTGCTGGGCAAGGGCGGCTTTTTGGCCATGGGCGATCCGCGTCACGTGCCCGCCGGGGCTTACGCCAAGCAGGCCATGATCACTCTGGGCTGGTGGCCCAAGCTGGACAAGCACCTGGCCCTCACCGCCAACGTGCGCGCCGCCCTGATGCTGGTGGAGCGGGGCGAGGCGGCCCTGGGCGCGGTGTATGCCACCGACGCCAAGATCAGCCAGCAGGTGAACGTGGTGGGCGTGTTCCCGGCCGACACCCACAAGCCCATCGTCTACCCCGTGGCCCTGGTCAAGGAACGGGACAGCCAGGCGGCCAAGCGCTATCTGGAGTTCCTGCGCGGTCCCCAGGCCAAGGAGGCCTTCGCGGCCTTTGGATTCGAGGCATACAAGAAGTAGCTGATTTGCTGACCCCATTCGAGACAGAGGCCCTCAGGCTCAGCCTGAAGGTGGCGGGCTGGGCCGTGGCGGGCAGCCTGCCGGTGGGCATTCTCCTGGCCTGGCTTTTGGCCCGGGGCCATTTTCCGGGCAAGTCGCTCTTGGACGGCCTGGTGCATCTGCCCCTGGTGCTGCCCCCGGTGGTCACCGGCTACATGCTCCTGTTGCTCCTGGGCCGCAAAGGCGCGGTGGGGGCCTGGCTGCACGACACCCTGGGCATTTCCCTGGCCTTCAACTGGAAGGGGGCGGCCCTGGCCGCGGCGGTGATGTCCCTGCCGCTGCTGGTGCGGGCGGTGCGCCTGTCCGTGGAGAGCCTAGACCAGGGCCTGGAGCAGGCGGCGCGTACCCTGGGGGCCGGGCCGGTGCGCACCTTCTTCAAAGTCTCGCTGCCCCTGGTGTTGCCCGGCGTGCTCACCGGCGCGCTGTTGGCCTTTGCCCGCAGCCTGGGCGAATTCGGGGCCACCATCACCTTTGTCTCCAACATCCCCGGCCAGACCCAGACCCTGCCCCTGGCCCTGTACTCCCTGGTGCAGATGCCCGGCGGCGAGCAGGGGGCGCTGCGCCTGTGCATCATCGCGGTGCTGGTTTCCCTGGCCGCGCTGTTGGTCTCGGAGTTCATCAACCGGCGCTGGGCCGCCCGGCTGAAGGGCTGACCATGCTTAGCTTCAACGCCCGCAAAAAGCTGGGGTCGTTCGACCTGGAGGCCTCTTTCACGGCCAAGCCGCGTTCCATCACCGCCTTGTACGGCCCCTCAGGCGCGGGCAAGACCTCCATGGTCAACATTCTGGCGGGCTTATTGAAGCCCGACGCGGGCCGGGTGGTGCTGGGCGAGCGGGTGCTCTTCGACTCCCAGGCCAAGGTGAACCTGCGGCCCGAGCGACGGCGGGTGGGCTGCGTGTTCCAGGACGGCCGTTTGTTCCCCCACCTAAGCGTGCGCTCCAACCTGCTTTTCGGGCACAAGCTGGTGCCGCCGGAGCGCCGCCGTTTGGAGCTGAACGAGGTGGTGGGGCTGATGGGCATCGGGCACTTGCTGGAGC
This region of Desulfarculaceae bacterium genomic DNA includes:
- the modA gene encoding molybdate ABC transporter substrate-binding protein encodes the protein MRRCLAILLGLSLLLAGAAPVLAAPQPLLIFAAASTTNAVNQINQAFTKATGIKVTASFASSGTLAKQIANGAPADVFLSANVKWMDYLDKGGSLAPGTRSDLLRNRLVLIAPAKSPVQSVAVKPATDPLKLLGKGGFLAMGDPRHVPAGAYAKQAMITLGWWPKLDKHLALTANVRAALMLVERGEAALGAVYATDAKISQQVNVVGVFPADTHKPIVYPVALVKERDSQAAKRYLEFLRGPQAKEAFAAFGFEAYKK
- the modB gene encoding molybdate ABC transporter permease subunit is translated as MQEVADLLTPFETEALRLSLKVAGWAVAGSLPVGILLAWLLARGHFPGKSLLDGLVHLPLVLPPVVTGYMLLLLLGRKGAVGAWLHDTLGISLAFNWKGAALAAAVMSLPLLVRAVRLSVESLDQGLEQAARTLGAGPVRTFFKVSLPLVLPGVLTGALLAFARSLGEFGATITFVSNIPGQTQTLPLALYSLVQMPGGEQGALRLCIIAVLVSLAALLVSEFINRRWAARLKG
- a CDS encoding LysR family transcriptional regulator; amino-acid sequence: MPKTKRKQENNAMAVGQAKQGQQLKGRLWLERDGQTYLSWGRVVLLERIKDKGSVSAAAKSMGMSFSHAWQLVESMNTLAPEPLVDKQAGGKGGGGAWLTPAGEKAVAEFWSLVGGFQEWIEAQKH
- the modC gene encoding molybdenum ABC transporter ATP-binding protein produces the protein MLSFNARKKLGSFDLEASFTAKPRSITALYGPSGAGKTSMVNILAGLLKPDAGRVVLGERVLFDSQAKVNLRPERRRVGCVFQDGRLFPHLSVRSNLLFGHKLVPPERRRLELNEVVGLMGIGHLLERRPATLSGGEKQRVGVGRALLTSPELLLMDEPLASLDQERKNEVLPFLARLPRELDIPIVYVSHSIEEIEFLDAKLIAVRGGRAEAAG